The genomic stretch CAAACAAACAAAAGGCACGAATTCTGCACCAAATCAACCAACAAGCCTCAGATAACGAAGAACAACGACCGAGATCTGCCTCTAGGGTTCCGGACAAGATCAAGACGTCAAGGCAAAGAAAGAATCGCGGATCAGAAGAAATCGATCATGCTTCAATATTAAGTCAGGAATAGCGTGAAGAACCAAACCTAATCGACTACTTTTTCCCAAAAGAAAGAGAAGGTCGAAAGAAGAAACCGACCTCGACAGATCCGATCGCCCTCTCTCCCTCGCTCCTTTTCTCTTCCTCTCaataaaaggaggagaaaaagacggAAATTGAAGCGGTATAAACCCACCAGCACCACTACGGAAACAATATGACGCCTTTTTTGACGCTGGCTTGGCCTTGCGGTTCATTATATAGAAGAAGAGATGAGGAAATGCCACCCGAGTGGCTGATTTATTACGATGGAGCCACCGACGCTTAAAGGAGGCGGGCGGACGGGGTCAGCATGGTGACGGCATGTGTTGGCCACCGTATCGTCGAAGGTGCGCGAAGGATATAGACGAGGCAAAGAAAAGGTCACCAAGGCGTGTCCGCGTCGACGCGGTGGCGTGACCACTCTTGTGGTTCCGTCTTCGACGGAGGGTTAATGTGGTAATTGAACTGCTTCGAGTCAAAATATGCCGTCGGTCAAAATGACGAGCACTCCCGTGGCTTCGTTTCCATCGCCACCGCCGTTCGGTCAAACGGTCAAACGCAAAGATGGCTGCGGTTGGGCTTTCCTACGCACGCGCATACGCGTACTGTAACGATCATGTCGTCGCATACACGTAAATTTAACGGATTGCAAACGGCAAGTCAAAGGCGACAACGTATGACTTTTACACCGTAGTCACATGTATAGCATGTCAACATAATGTCACCACAGAAAAGGCCTAAATAAAACGCATGCCTTCGAAATAACGAAGCAAACATgtatttgtttccttttttttaaagCATAAATAATTGGTAAATCTTCTATGCATGAACTCCGTGTCGGCGGAGTGGACAAGGCAGAGGGGACCTCGGTAGGTTGGACGTGTCGACGGGACACCCACGATTGCACCCGACTATTTACCATCCGCCACGTTGACAGCAACCTTTTAACAACTTCGTATCAGTTGAATACTCCTTGAAACCCGACGAATACGTCTTTCTCCAGCTAATCATTACCTACCCGCTACCTACGTGGTGGTGACATGGGAAAAGCTCAGTTGGAGCCCACCACCTCCGGCCGACGTCGCCTCCGATCGCGGTGCAGAGAATGGCTCGCCTGAAGCCCCGTCACGGTCACCAACGATGAGAGATACGACAATGAACACACCGGGAAATTGTTTTAATATGTTTATTTTCCTCAACAAGAAAAAGTTAGTCGTACCGTCAGTCGTGTATGGTGACAAATCCATCACGACGTCAGCCACGTGTGTGCTTTTCTCTCCCGAAAGAAATATTTGAAGAGCGTCTCAGAGCGTTCTGTCGCGGCCTCCTCCTCGATTCCTTGTGGGTTCTAACCCTAGTCTTTAGCCGAGGGAGGAAGAGGGTGAGAGGAATCGAGGTGATGGAATCGAATTCGATGGTTGGATATTTGGAGAACAACGGGAACCACGCGCCTTTTGATGGGCCCCTGAAGGTCATCATCGACACGGATCCTGGGATAGGTGCCCCCTCTTGCCCTTTTCTAGATGCATTAGCATCGGTTGACGGAAATCTGTGTCACTGATACCATGCTTTTCTTTATGGTTTGATGTTAACTTCCAATTCCTCGCGTCTGATTTCTGGGAAGTTCTTTCCTTTTGTGTGTTTCGGCAAGGGAGTTGTGTTAGGAAGTTGATTTCCTACTTTACGGTGCAGAATACTGAATCTTGATCACTGTGGTGAAATCGGTCCTTCGATTAATCCTTTTCAATGTTAAGCTTGAAGTATAAGATTCGCTTGATTGCCGATGATTGCTCCATATGCCCCTTTTGCCTGATGTTGCCTGATCTGGGTTGCCAAAAATATAGCTTCAGTTTTCCTAATTGGGGAACTATACTAGAGATCATGTTTCAGCGAAAATCTACAACGCTGGCTTGGAGATGACAGCTGTAACTGTGAAGTGAATTTTGTGCTCATCTTCCCTGTTTAGGCTAGCTCAAGTTGTACTCTGATGTAATAAATTTCCTTCCTGGTCAGTACACCTCCATCACTATTTACTGAATTACCAACCGAGCTTGTACAAATTTTGAGAATCATCTGAAGTTTctaatccttgaaagataaatAATAACATATTCCATGCATTTAGTGTATTACATTATTCTTGTTAATTACGTATTCTCCTTTGTTATACTCATTATTGAATGAAGAAAAATTGATCTCCGCAAGGGTTACTAAGTAGTTGATAATGCACTGGATAGTGCTAGTAGCTGGATTCCATTTCCATTTTTTTAACGTCTATTTTGCAtggaatatgatatatatatatatatatatatatatatatatatatatatatatatatatatatatatatatatatatatatataggctatTTTTCATGGAATGCAGTGATCCAATAAAACATTTTTTGTGTTTATTCGCCAGAAGCTTTAGATTCAACATTTAATAAAAATTCTTAACTTTTCagcactttttcctttttttctttacttttatACTTTTTCATTTTAATGCTCATCAAAGGAGTCCCAATAGGACATTACTTAAAGCAATTTTTGGAGTATGACAGATGAGCAAAGTGGTATGAGAAAAAGTGGTGAACATACGAGTTCCACAAGCCTGGCAGTTGCTTTAATATAAACCCATGATGGTCTGAGCAACCTATGGCATTATAAAAATCCTGTTAATGTCAAAGATGTAGAGTTTGTCTAGATATGGGAACATTTCCAATCATCTAATCAGCAACTAGTATATTAGTGGTACATTTATTTGCTACTACGATATTTAGATGTGGCAGATGACCAACATATGCAACTGTCATTCTTAATCTACACATGCATTAAGCATTATagtttctggtttgcttttattacaAGCTGTTTTTCGTTTAAATTTATTTGTTTTTACCTTTCTGACACTTCCATCCATTTTAATGGACTTATTTAAAACTGTATTGTAGCTCAAGCCTCAAGGTCATCTGGTTTATGTATTTAATTTTACGAACTccctatgattttttcttttgttgataGCTTTTGCTATGTTGCAGTACTTTTTTCCCTTATAATATTTTACTATACATTGTCAGATCCATTCATGTTGAGAAAGCTCCTTATGACCTTCGACTTATGTGTTTACTTTGATTGCAGATGATAGCATGGCCATATTAATGGCATTTCAAAAACCAGAGATTGAAATTTTAGGTTTGACAACAATTTTTGGAAACGTGAGCACTGAAGATGCTACTCGCAATGCCTTGCTTTTGGTACTTTCTCCTTCTTTATAAAATAGATGGCAAAGCAGTGGATAATGTTGATTCTGACAACTCAGATAGcatttatttttacttattatctATACTATTGAAAAGGATAGTGTGAGATCGCTGGACATCCTGAGGTTCCAGTAGCAGAAGGAAGCCATGAGCCTTTAAAGGTAGGGGCTGACTGCCATTTATGATTCTTCTATCGCGACTGTGCCTACTCTGTTTAATTGCTGATTTTATATTTTGGGTGACTTTAACTTGATTGTTAAAAATGGTCATCCATTCCTCATGTCTAAATGGTACACTGTGTAGACTACATTATGTCATATGTTCTGTTCTTAATTTTCACAATCACATCCCTGGTCTCAGTTGGAGTGGCTTTGGAAAGTTTCATCTACATTTTGAATGAATTCAAGCTTTTCTGCAAATATATTGCTTCCTGATATATGCACGAGGAATTAAGATAAGTCTAGCATCAGGTCCATATTTGATGCCTCAAGGTATGGAATAGTACCTCATTTATACCATTAGACATTTTATGTCTGAATTTAGTTTACTTCTAGTACTTGTTTCTTAAGACATCTAAAGGTTTCATGTTTCAAGAAGCTTTCTTTAGTGACATTCCATAAGCATATCTAAACTATTTATAAGTTGACAGTGCTGTACCATCTATTTGTCATCAAATTATTTATCGTTATTCACATCCCATTTATATCAAGGGCCTTAGTAATTATAAGCTTCTTACTTTGTCCTCTCATTTCCATGCGATGCAAATTTAAGGATAATGCTAGTCAATCAGACATTTGTACATGTAATGTTTCTGTATGAACTAGAACTTTGTTAATTTTATGTTTCATGGTTGGCTGCTTATCATGTATCTTTTTTCAGTCACAAAACTATCTTGATTTCCAGTATAAAAACAACATAACTAATCTAATGATTTTTAAACATAATTCATTGAGTTCCatgtttaattttgaatgattgatCTCTGTGTAGTCAGGAATTTTAGTCATGAGTTATAATTATGTGCTATTActttttcattttatatttgCTCCTGTAGGGAGGAAAGCCACATGTTGCTGATTTTGTTCATGGTTCGGATGGTCTTGGCAATATATTTCTCCCACCACCTTTGGGAAAACAGATAGAGAAAACTGCATCAGAATTTTTGGTTGAGAAGGTTTCTCAGTATCCTGGTGACGTGTGCATCCTTGCATTGGGGCCGTTAACAAATTTAGCATTGGTGAGCATATCTTTCTACCTGAAATGAGAGCTCCAGGAATACATTAAACCTGATGATGAGCTAAGTTCGTTTTTTTAGTAGATTTCACTGCCATACATGATGTGTTACAATTATATGACTGGCTGGTATTTGCTTGCCTAGGCCATCAAAAGAGACTCTTCCTTTGCAAACAAGGTGAAGAAGGTGGTTGTTCTTGGTGGGACTCTCTTTGCTGCTGGAAATGTCAACCCTGCTGCGGAAGCTAATGTGGAGTCTTTTATACATGACTTCTATATGTTTTTTTTGGTCTTGTTCATATcgttataataataaattatgtatTTGTTGGGAAATTTGCCACCTTGTTTCTGAAATAATTCAAGCATTTTTGTTGATTAACTTAAACAAACTAATTAACCTatacaaaaattacaaatgtttcttcaaaatttctATTGAATGACTTTGATATTTAATTTTCATTTGTATTTATTCTTTGTTTTTAGATGGTTTTGTCTTAATTTTGTTAAGCTCTAGTGCTTCTTCTATCACTCTTACATAATATGTTAAACTGCAACTTTTTCCATATGTTTTCTCTGTGAATTCTTTTAAAACCTATCAGTGATGCCCATAAACTATGCTCTGCAGGCTGCTGTCCAAGATCTACTGTAGTTTTTTGTGGATACAACTGAGTCAACATTTCTTACGTAAATTCATTTGATCTGGTAGTTCTTTTCATTAAGATATTGCTTATGATGATAAGTAGACACCTCTGTAATTGCCCAAAATGATGCTTATGCTGAGAGATATCTTTAGCCAAAGAACCCTAATGTGGGTCATGTTGAGAAGTATTAACTTAGGCTAATTTCTCTTTCCTAGTCTCATACATCAGTTTTTGTTTAATCGTGGTTAAATTTTGGTCAGTGCTTTcctaatgttttgatttttggctTACATGAATTTGCCATATAAGTTAAATTCTTGGATGCATATCTTTTAGTATGACTTTTTTGTCTGATCTAAACTATTCCAATCTCCTACCTAATGCTGGCATGTAGTGATAGTAATTTTGCATCACAATGAAAAATATGACAACTCCATCTGcagtacattgcatgaaaaatcttTTCATTTTTAAAGTCTGAATCAACCCTTTTAAGTTTGTCTATGAAGAATCTTATCCAGGTAAGTTTGAAACATTTCCAACCCTGAACTCGCAGATTTATGGAGACCCAGAAGCAGCTGATGTGGTCTTTACATGTGGAGCAGATGTAGTAGTTGTGGGGATAAACGTCACTACTCAGGTCAAACTTACAGGTATTGACCCTTCATTTTTGTTTGCAATTCATTGCT from Musa acuminata AAA Group cultivar baxijiao chromosome BXJ1-3, Cavendish_Baxijiao_AAA, whole genome shotgun sequence encodes the following:
- the LOC103979079 gene encoding probable uridine nucleosidase 1, yielding MESNSMVGYLENNGNHAPFDGPLKVIIDTDPGIDDSMAILMAFQKPEIEILGLTTIFGNVSTEDATRNALLLCEIAGHPEVPVAEGSHEPLKGGKPHVADFVHGSDGLGNIFLPPPLGKQIEKTASEFLVEKVSQYPGDVCILALGPLTNLALAIKRDSSFANKVKKVVVLGGTLFAAGNVNPAAEANIYGDPEAADVVFTCGADVVVVGINVTTQVKLTDADLSELRNSKGKHSQILYDMCKFYRDWHVKSDGVYGIFPHDPVSFAALVRPDLFTFRKGVVRVETQGICIGHTLMDQGLKKWSTSNPWTGYSPVSVAWAVDAPGVLSFIKQLFMKP